One window from the genome of Cryptomeria japonica chromosome 6, Sugi_1.0, whole genome shotgun sequence encodes:
- the LOC131876476 gene encoding uncharacterized protein LOC131876476 — MSPFELVYGVGAQVALPLELAATKLKTVIKDAYFQDSLEKRIMHLMRIDEERDKLVDQIIEHQMRVKKIFDKWARPRKFMLGDQVLLWDRRREPKGEHMKFKSLWKGPFMIQEVKGPNSFRVAYRDGTVLPLTYNGQDLKLYQL, encoded by the coding sequence atgtcaccatttgaattagTCTATGGTGTAGGAGCTCAGGTAGCACTTCCTCTGGAACTTGCAGCTACCAAGTTAAAGACTGTCATCAAGGATGCCTACTTTCAAGATTCTTTGGAAAAACGgatcatgcatttgatgaggattgatgagGAAAGAGACAAGTTGGTAGATCAGATAATAGAGCATCAGATGAGGGTAAAGAAAATATTTGATAAGTGGGCAAGGCCACGGAAATTCATGTTGGGTGATCAGGTCTTACTTTGGGATagaagaagggaaccaaaaggaGAACATATGAAATTCAAATCGCTATGGAAGGGACCATTCATGATTCAGGAGGTAAAAGGTCCTAACTCTTTTAGAGTTGCATATCGAGATGGAACTGTTCTTCCCCTGACCTATAATGGCCAGGATTTGAAATTATACCAATTGTAA